CTGCCGATGCGGGTTCGGTGGATTCGGCAGGTTCAGGGGCAAGTTCCGAGGTCATCGCAGGTGGCGAGGCCTGGGTCAGTTGCGCTTGAAGCTCGCTGATCTGCTGGCGTTGCCCGGCGATTTCCTGATCCTGGGCGTGGATCCGAGCCTGCAATTGTTCGATGGTCTGCTGTTGCTGCTGGTTTTGCAGCATGCTGGCGGCCAATTGCTCGGTATTGCTGTCGATCGCGGCAGGAGCCGGGGCGGCAGGTTTTTGGGCAGGCGCTGGCAAGATGGCCGAATCAGGCAGCAACAAGCGCTGGCCGATGGAAAGTCGCTCGCTGCCAGGGTTCAGCGCCTGGATCCCCTGCATCAGTTCATTGACCGACGCATTGCTGCCCGCATCATGCAGACGCTTGGCGATCACCCAGGGATTGTCGCCCTGCACGACGGTGTAGCGCTTGCCCTGTGTTGCCGGGGGCGGCTTGATGGCGGGTGTCGCCTCGGCCGAGCTGGAGGGTTCGTCGACGGTCGGCACCAGGCCTGGCGTACCGGGCGGATCGATCAGCACGGTGTATTCGCGCAACAGGCGCCCGTTGGGCTGGTTGAGCTGTACGAGGAAGTTGAGGAACGGTTCCTCCACCGGTTTGCTGGAGGTCACCCGGATGAAACTGCGTCCGCCCCGCAGCACGGGGGTGAAACGCAGGTTGTTGAGAAAAAAAACGCGCTCCACCCCAGCACGGCTGAAGTCGTCCGGACTCGCCAGGCTGGCGGAAAGATCTCCCTCGCTGAGTCCCGCCGCATCAACCAGGGCGATATCGGCGCGCAACGGTTGGTTCAAGGCGGAATGAAGCGTGATTTCCCCAAGCCCCAGCGCCGACGCCAAGGCGGGAAACCCCAGGGCACCCACGACGACCGACACGTTGATCCAACTGCGCAACGTGGACTGCAAACTTTCAAGCATGGGTATCCCTTTGATCAACGACCTGTGCGAAACGCTTCCAATACGATCGCCTAGTACTGGTTATAGTTCGCTAACCACCGAATCTCAAAGGTCTGGCGCCAGGGATATGCCTCAGGATCTTTCCAGGTTGGCCAGGATCGTGCCGTGGACCCGCATGCAAACGCGCATGTCCGCTTCGTCGACGCCTTCGAACAACTCCCGGCGCAACTGCGTGGCAATGGTTTCGATTTGCTCGATCAGCGGCAATGCCGGCGCGCACAGTACGATCTTCTTGGCGCGGCGGTCCTCGGCCACGGCCTGGCGTTGAACCAGGCCCTGGGTTTCCAGGCTGTCGAGCAAACGGGCCAGGGTCGGGCCTTCGACCGCAACGCTCTGGGCCAGCTCCCGTTGGGTCGGGGCCTGTTCGAAACGGGCCAGGTGCAGCAGCACCAGCCAACGCGCCTGGGACAGGCCCAGCCCGGCGAGGCGACGGTCCAGCTCGGCGCGCCAGCCACGGGACATCTGCGCCAGTTGCATGCCAAAACGGTGTTGATCGGTCAAAGGCATAAAAAACTCATCAAATCTGAAATAGAGAAAAACTAATTATTAGTCAGCTAAGCATGACCTTTGGATTCAGGCAAGGCTCGCGCTGTAGTGAATCGTTAAAGGAGCGTAACTGTTTGATCAGACTTCGAATTCCGACTGCAGTGCGGCCCTGACGCAATACAGGACCCCTTCCGGAACCCGCCCTGCGAACAACGCGGCGAGTTCCGATACGGGAGGCAGCTCGCCTTCGCCATCGAGAAACGCATCCTGGAC
This genomic interval from Pseudomonas alvandae contains the following:
- a CDS encoding MarR family transcriptional regulator, with translation MPLTDQHRFGMQLAQMSRGWRAELDRRLAGLGLSQARWLVLLHLARFEQAPTQRELAQSVAVEGPTLARLLDSLETQGLVQRQAVAEDRRAKKIVLCAPALPLIEQIETIATQLRRELFEGVDEADMRVCMRVHGTILANLERS